GCGGGGGAGTGCCAGTTTTAAACCGTCCCATTTCAAAACCGAGCGATTTCAGGCAGGCGGAAAGCTCCAGGGAGGCAATTTCGCCGGCCCGCCCCGCCTGATAGCGGACGTCGCCAATATGAACCAGTCCGTCCAGGAAGGTACCGGTCGTGATCACGACCGCCTTTGCCCTGTAAAATACGCCAGGTTGATCCACAACACCGCAAATATCCCCGTCTTCTACAATGAATTTTTCCACGAGCCCCTGGCGGAGGTGAAGATGCGGCGTCTTCTCCAGGACGGACTTCATTGTCAGACGATACAGCTGCTTGTCGCACTGAAAGCGGGTAGCCTGCACCGCCGGCCCTTTGGAGGCGTTCAAGCGGCGGAAATGGACAGCGGTCTGGTCGGCAATACGTCCCATCTCGCCGCCGAGGGCGTCCACCTCCTTAACGATCTGGCTTTTGGCCAATCCGCCGATCGCCGGGTTACAGGGCATAATCGCAAGCGAATCAAGACTGATGTTGAAAAGCAGCGTCTCGCAGCCCAGCCGCGCCGCGGCGAGCGCGGCCTCGCAGCCTGCATGGCCGCCGCCTATCACAATTACGTCATACTCCCTGCTCATTGGTCTTTCTGTCTCCCCGCGCAATTGTCTTTCAAGTCATCATCTGCAACAGCATTTCCCCCTTACTGACCCGCTCTTCTGCAGACCCTTGTCCAATCCACCCTTGCAGTTCGACCGTTAATCTACTATGATCCCCCCAACGAACGCAACCAAAAAGGAAAAACGTGCCTAAGCCTGCTTTCTGGAAGAATAATAAACGTTATTACGATCTCAAGAGTTACTGGAAAAACCTCTTCGGCGTCCCCGTGCACAAGCTTATCATCGATGCCGGGCTCACCTGTCCCAACCGGGATGGGAAGGTTGCCCGCGGGGGTTGCACTTATTGTGACGGACGGGGATCGGCCCTGCGTCAGGCTGGGTCTCTGCCTTCAGTAGGCGAGCAGCTTCGCCAGGGAAGGGAGTTTTATGGCCGGAGTACCCAGGCGAAGAAATTTATCGCCTATTTTCAGACTTTTACAAACACCTATGCCCCCGTGGAAACGCTTCGTAAACTTTACGACGAGGCGCTGGCCGGAGATGACATTATCGGCCTGGCGATTGGAACCAGACCTGATTGCGTGCCGTCTGAAACGATTGCCCTGATCCGTTCTTACGCACAGCTTCATCATGTCTGGCTGGAGCTTGGCCTCCAGTCGATCCATGACCGGACATTACAGGAAACGAACAGGGGCCATGATGCGGACACCTTCCGTGATGCGGTCGCCCGCGCGGCCGGCGCTCCGCTTCTGCTCTGCGCTCATATCATTGTCGGCCTTCCCGGCGAAACAAGGGCGATGATCATGGAAACGGCGCAGGCGATCGCCGAAATGCCGCTACAGGGGATAAAAATACACTCGCTCCTTGCGCTGCAGGGGACTCCAATAGGCAACCGTTTTCAGCGGGGAGGGGTTGACCTGATGAGCAAAGAGGAGTATGTTAATATTGTTTGCGACATCCTGGAGCTGCTGCCGCCGACGATGGTGATTCAGCGGCTGACGGCGGACGGATACAGGGATATCTTTCTCGGCCCCCCGTGGGCGGCAAACAAGCTGGCCGTGATAAATGCGATTAACCGCGAGCTGGAGAAAAGGGACAGTTGGCAGGGGAAACATTTCACGTGAAACAATATTATAAAAATACATCAAATCATAGTCTTGCATGTTTTTTTGTGGGAAGCGGGGCATGATTCTCTCCGTTGAAAGTGTGTATTAATGATCGGAATCGTCGATTACAAGGCGGGCAATTTGACCAGCGTGGCGCGAGCGCTTTCTTTTTTGAAAGAGCCCTGCGTCGTTACGCATGACAGCAAAGTGCTCGACCGTGCAAGTCATATCATCTTTCCCGGTGTGGGAGCTGCAGGGGCGGCAATGGCCAACCTCCGGGAGCGCGGACTTGACGAACAA
The sequence above is drawn from the Syntrophales bacterium genome and encodes:
- a CDS encoding TIGR01212 family radical SAM protein (This family includes YhcC from E. coli K-12, an uncharacterized radical SAM protein.); this encodes MPKPAFWKNNKRYYDLKSYWKNLFGVPVHKLIIDAGLTCPNRDGKVARGGCTYCDGRGSALRQAGSLPSVGEQLRQGREFYGRSTQAKKFIAYFQTFTNTYAPVETLRKLYDEALAGDDIIGLAIGTRPDCVPSETIALIRSYAQLHHVWLELGLQSIHDRTLQETNRGHDADTFRDAVARAAGAPLLLCAHIIVGLPGETRAMIMETAQAIAEMPLQGIKIHSLLALQGTPIGNRFQRGGVDLMSKEEYVNIVCDILELLPPTMVIQRLTADGYRDIFLGPPWAANKLAVINAINRELEKRDSWQGKHFT